ctatATTTCCCACCCTCTTGGATattctataaggtccaatatatcgGGGATTGACATTTCCCTTTTTACCAAACCTTATAACATCcatcatgggtgaaacttttaaATATACCCAATCATTTACTACAAACACCAATGGCCTCCTCCTAATATCAGTGTAGGATTTTTGATGACTCTTTGTCATTTTCAACCTTTGTGTAATAaacttcaccttctccatagcttggtAACTAAATATTGTCCTATCAATcctgcttcaccaacttcaaaccatccaataggagatgtacatctcctcccataaaAAGCTTCATAATGATTCATCTAGATGCTAAAGTGGTAACATGtgttgtaagaaaactcaatgagaggttGGTGATCATCTCAATtccccttgaaatcaatcacacaaacCCTCAAAATATCTTCTAGGGTTTGAATAGTGCGCTCTGcttgcccatcagtctgaggatgaaaggcagtacttaaattcatttttcaacCCAAATCTTTCTGAAAGGATTTCCAGAATTGTGCAGTAAATTATGcacctctatctaaaataatgGAGATCGTAACTCCATGAAGCCTTACTACCTTTTGAATGTATAACCTAGAATAATCCTCTACCAAATGGGTAGTGTTTACAGGCCAAAAGTGGGTTGTTTTGGTCATTCTATCGATAATAACCCAGATATAATCACATTGCCTGCGACATAGGGGTAAAGCTATGATGAAATCCACATAAATCATATCCCACTTCAACTctagaaaaattatattctatCCAAAACTCCAAGCTTTGGTATTCTACTTGAACTTGTTTGCAATTCGGGCACTTGGCAAAAAATTCGACAATTCCCTTCTTTATACCATTACACCAATATAATCTCTCAAATTATGGTACATCATTGTGGAACatgaatgaatgtaaaatatggagctatgagcttcctccatAATCCTCTCTTAGAGTCCATCCACCATAGGTACACCTTATCTATCTTTCTATCtcaatacaccatctcccccttgttcaaaatctAAGACTCATTGGTTATGAACATTATTTGCCTTCAGTTCAAGCAAAATTTGATCTGGGTATTGATTTTCTTTCACTTGTGACAGAAATGATGATTTTGCTACTCTTGTCACCACTATCCCCTTGTCTATGAAATCCATGAGTTGGATTCCTAGACGTGtaagtctatgcacatcttttactagttctttcttctcttctacAAGATGGGTGGTATTATCCATAGAAAACCTGCTTAAGTCATCAACAACCATATTATTCTTACCTAGGTGGTAATGAATGCTCATGTGATAATGCTTGAGCAGTTCTAATCATCTCCTTTATGTAAGATTAAGCTCTTTCTGAGTGAACACAAGTTGTAGGCTCTTATGAatggtgaatatatatatatatatatatatatatatatatatatatatatatatatatatatatatatatatatatatatatatatatatatatatatatatatatatatatatatatatatatatcaaaatgaaCACCGTACAAATAGTGATGCCATATATTCAAGGAAAAAACTATAGCAGCctactctaagtcatgggttgggtagtttttctcatgaactttcaactaTATAACCTTGTCATTCTGCATtaggacacaacccaaaccaactctagatgcatGAAAATACACTACAAAGCCTTGAGTACCTTCCGGTAAAGTCAAAATCGAGCCAGTaatcaatctctttttcaattcctgaaagCATTTCTCACAATCTTCAGACTATTGAAACTTAACTATCTTCTGAGTCAACGGAGATGAAATTGATGAAAACCCCTTAACAAACCTTCTATATTAGCCAGCCaaacctaagaaactcctaatatcagttGGAGACATGGATCTAGGCTGACTCTAAACTGCTTGTTTCTTTTGGGTATCAACTAAAATTCCATTACTGGAAATTATGTGGCCCAATAATGCCACagacttaagccaaaactcacattttgagAACTTAGCATATAAttccttatctttcaaagtctgaAGAACTATCATGAGGTCACTAgcataattttattcaattcctttaatagattagtatgtcataaatgaagacgataacaaacatatctagaTAAGGTTTGAATCAtctgttcataagatccatgaatgctGCATGCGCATTGGTCAACCCGAAGGACATGGCCAAAAagtcataatgcccatatctagttctaaaagttgtctttggaatatcacattacataatttttaacttatggTAGCCTGATCTGAGATCAATTTTCGAGAAGCAGGAAGCACCCTGAAGCTGGTCGAAAAGATCATCAATTCTTATAAGAGGATATTTcttcttgatggtaaccttgttcaattggacataatatatacacatcctaagagaaccatctttctttctcacaaacaaGACAGAAGCACCCCAAGGTGAGTCACCTGGTCGAATTAAACCATTAtctaacatattttttaattgctCTTTCAACTCTTTAAACTATgttggtgccattctatatggtGGAATAGAGATAGGTTGAGACGAATGATATTTATGccgaagtctatttctctcttaGGAGGGAGTCTGTGTAGATCATCATAAAAGACTTGTGGAAACTCTTTTACTTCTAAAACTGACTAAATAGGAGGTACCTCAACAGTTAAGTCATTAACTAGGACTAAGTGGTAGACACACCCTTTAGAAACTAACTTCATttccttaaggtacgaaatgaaaCAATTCTTTAGGCACTACTAACTGTTTTTCTACTCTAAGACTAACTCATTTGAAAACTTAAACTTCACTATTtgagttctacaatcgactgaggcataacaggcATGAAGCCAGTTGATACTagtatgacatcaaaatctaccatgtctaactcaattAAATCGATCATGATACTCTTGTGATTGACGGAAATGGCACAATCATGATAAACTCTCTCTAATAGAATAGATTCACCAAAAAATGTAGAAATACTGAATGCTTCACTAAGTTGCTCATGAATAATATCAAAGTTCATAGCAACATATggagttaaaaaagaaaaactcgCTATCTTGCTTGATACacacataatataaaaatatataatgtgaaaGTTGTGTTCGTATAAAGCGAAAAGAGAAATTTCATATACACACGttttattttgattcaattgtatataaattaaaattctattcTTATAGACAAAAACATTAAATTGAAATGAATTCTTTTTTTACTGCATACTTTTTCCTTTAGTACTTGTTGCaagtatttcaattttcaaatatttttaggtGACACTAGTGCAGACGAGGCATTGATAGAAGGCATATGTAGAAAAATACAAGATCCTCCTTTTTTCTTAACCACTTTTAGAAAAATTTGGTTCATCTGTATATTCCTTAAGAAGTAACACAAGCACTTGTCTCTCAATCATTGCAAAATCCTAACAATAAACATACTTTCATAGAGGAAGCTAAAGTAGCTGCAAAAGACAAAGATACCCCAGACTTGTATGCTATTTGTGATAGTAGTTCTGGATGGTTGATAATCATTCTCCAAGATGCTGCTCAATCATTAGCTAACAAGGATTATAGTGGATTGGAAAATTTCCTTTCAAAGTGTCCCAAATTTGTGAGTGATTGTTAAAATGCACTTGGTATCAAGGCAATGCCTGAAATTTTAGATAGAAGTAGAAAATAATTCAATCTTAAAATAATGTCAAAAGTTGTTCAAGGCCTCGTTAAGAAATAGGTAGTTTACATCATTGTTATAgattaatttgtcatttttgaacGTTATGTAGTAGCTAACAAATATGATATTGgtattttattaaatcattCTCATTTCTATAGTGTCtgattatattatgtttgtgcTTATCTTTTTGTTTGAGCCTTGAGATATTTTTTCAACCTACTTGTTAGAATTTTCTTTCTCTAGTACATTTTTATGATGTAATTAGTAAGGTGTAAGTTAATAATACTCTTTGAACTATAGATCTTCACAATCCAAAAGTATATTTCACTTGCACGAAAGTACATATGACCAATCAATTTTTTGACGATTCATGCTTTATTTTTATCGTATTTAACtgaatttaatttgtattttgaatatCTTTGTATTCGATTAAAAACAATCAAAGCACGATTTGAAGTCATGTAGCTCCAATGTTTGGTTAGGGCAtctatgataaattttaaaagaaaatgagaggaaaaataaatttgactagataaattataaattaatcgtAAGTCACTATTGTAATGAAAAGTTAATCAACtgtaaattacaaaattaaaaaatatatcaggCCATATACATACTCTAACTCATTTATGAGATCCGTATATAGCAAGAAATAATATATCTTTTCTATGCTAGTTTCAGAAAAACTCATATACACCAATGAGATAAAGTCAATTTTTCTTACTACGTTGATGTTGCATTAGCTGATGGAGGTTGTGAAAAATATGGGTCTAATCCTGTTTAGCTTTGTAAGATTGCAATTGCTAATCAATTAAAGTTGTTTATTTACCaccaaaaaatcaatttattgcTCACAAAAGGCATTATTTTCTTcctctaataattttttttgtataatgagtagattaaatttaatattgtaaTGTTAATTTAAATATGAGATATCCGGTTTTAGCTCAATAGTGACTTACGATTCAACTAAACCCTTTTGAGATAATGGGAGtgataaaatcaattttaaaattttattttattttttaaaagtaattttaaaatttattattttaatagtcAATTTTTtccactttatcttcttgtaaaATTTATCATAGATGCCCCAAACTAAACTTTGGAGCTACATGACTTCAAATCTTGCTTCGGCAATTATTAATCGAATACAAAGATATTCCAAATACACAAATTAAATTCAGATTAATATGCTAAAAATCGTCACAACATCGATTGGTCATATCTACTTTCATCCAAGTAGAATGTACTTTTCGATTGCCAAGGTCTAATGTTTTAAGGCTTATTATTAACTTTTACCTTactaattaaatcataaaaatgtaCTAGGGGAAAAATTCCAACATGTAGGTTGAAAAAATATCTCAAGGTTCAGACAAAAATATAAGCATAGACATAGTATAATAAGACACTATAGAAATAAGaatgatttaataaaataacaatctCCTCTTTATTAGCTCCTACTTGACtttcaagaaaaacaaattgatttataaaaatcatataaactaTCTATTTCTTAATGAGACCTTCAGCAACTTTTGACATGATTATAAGATCAATTTGTTTCCTACTTCTATCTAAAATTTGAGGCGTTGTCTTGCTACCAAGTGCATTTTGACAATCACTCACAAATTTGGGACACCTTGAAAGGTCAGTTTCCAAGCCATTATAATCCTTTTTAGCTAATGATTGGGCAGCATCTTGAAGAACGATTATCATTAATCCATAACTACTATCACAAATGCCATACAAGTCTTGGGTCTCTTTGTCTTTTGCAGCTGCTTTAGCTACTTGTATGAAAGCATGGTTATTGTTAGCATTTTGTAATGATTGAGCGATAGCGGCTCGTGTTACTTCTGCAGGAACATACGGATGAGCTAAAATTTTTCTAAAAGTGTTTAAGCAAAAAGGAGGATCTTGTACTTGTTTACATATACCTGCTATGAATGTCTCATCTGCAGTAGTGTCACATAAAGAGGtttgaaagttgaaaatatttgcAACAAGTACTAAAGGAAGGAAGTATGAAGTAAAAAAAGAAGtcattttaatttcttcaatAATTGTTATTCTGTTTTTCAAAGTGAATgtaagttaatatatatatatatatatatatatatatatatatatatatatatatatatatatatatatataggaatgACATTGAAACAAAACAAgaataaacataaattttattaccTTGTTATCTACTTCAAGAGTCTATTACATATATAGAGAGAATGTTAAGTTATTTCCTTCTTCAGCTTTCAatcatatatagaaataatGTTGATTTTTTGTGGATTTCTTCCCAAcaaattaagttattttctcATATGTACATTCTCTTGTCACCCATTTACCTTATGTGTAGTGAAACTAATTtagtaaaaacataataattactaacaaaattattttgagttattttcCAAAATATACTTTCATTTTAGGCATATCCCCTCtattcttttttactttaattttattataaataaatcattattttgaactgttcattttctaaaatgaaaaattatttttctcccaatattattttttatcacttaatatttatataaattaataatagtcacaattaaattttgaaaaaataattaatctagTCAAAGAACAAAGCATTGGATCAAACATGTTATTCATTGTTATAATTCCATGTATAAATCTTGTCAAACTGTAACAacccgtagccaaaacagaccaaaaattaatttttcaaaaatatcaatagGTGCTACCAACAGTGGCATCGACGCgccgtagcctgaaccacggtccatcctgcacaaccatcgatgggatcagaaactcccaaaaatttcatcctagaaaattggttaagtcttggacgacggacgaacttacagtccgtag
The DNA window shown above is from Solanum lycopersicum chromosome 11, SLM_r2.1 and carries:
- the LOC104644566 gene encoding uncharacterized protein; its protein translation is MNPIVLVGHTLRQHLYDIPELSIGDFLIWDWRSCVCILGIRIPSVSSTNETFIAGICKQVQDPPFCLNTFRKILAHPYVPAEVTRAAIAQSLQNANNNHAFIQVAKAAAKDKETQDLYGICDSSYGLMIIVLQDAAQSLAKKDYNGLETDLSRCPKFVSDCQNALGSKTTPQILDRSRKQIDLIIMSKVAEGLIKK